The following proteins are co-located in the Microplitis demolitor isolate Queensland-Clemson2020A chromosome 5, iyMicDemo2.1a, whole genome shotgun sequence genome:
- the LOC103574365 gene encoding serine/threonine-protein phosphatase PP1-beta catalytic subunit, with protein sequence MADVDLNIDNLIQRLLEVRGCRPGKSVIMTEAEVRGLCLKSREIFLQQPILLELEAPLKICGDIHGQYTDLLRLFEYGGFPPESNYLFLGDYVDRGKQSLETICLLLAYKIKYPENFFLLRGNHECASINRIYGFYDECKRRYNIKLWKTFTDCFNCLPIAAIIDEKIFCCHGGLSPDLQGMEQIRRIMRPTDVPDTGLLCDLLWSDPDKDVQGWGENDRGVSFTFGPDVVSKFLNRHDMDLICRAHQVVEDGYEFFAKRQLVTLFSAPNYCGEFDNAGGMMSVDENLMCSFQILKPSEKKAKYQYGGMPGIQTGRPSTPQKNPTKKSKK encoded by the exons ATGGCGGATGTCGACTTGAATAttgacaatttaattcaaagatTACTCGAAG tTCGAGGATGTCGTCCAGGAAAGTCAGTTATTATGACGGAGGCTGAAGTACGCGGTCTATGCCTAAAAAGTCGTGAGATATTTTTACAACAGCCAATACTATTGGAATTAGAAGCGCCACTAAAAATATGTGGTGATATACATGGACAGTACACAGATTTATTGCGTTTATTTGAATATGGGGGTTTCCCGCCTGaatcaaattatttgtttttgggTGATTATGTTGACAGAGGTAAACAATCACTTGAAACAATATGTTTGTTACTagcatataaaataaaatatccagaaaatttttttttattacgtggTAATCATGAGTGTGCTAGTATAAATAGGATATATGGCTTCTATGATGAATGCAAACGTAGGTATAATATTAAACTGTGGAAAACATTTACGGATTGTTTCAATTGTCTACCGATTGCTGCTATCatcgatgaaaaaattttctgttgtcACGGCGGACTCAGCCCTGATTTGCAG gGAATGGAACAAATTAGAAGAATCATGCGACCAACAGATGTACCAGACACTGGTTTGCTCTGTGATTTATTGTGGTCAGATCCCGACAAAGATgttcag GGTTGGGGTGAAAATGATCGCGGTGTTTCTTTCACCTTTGGTCCTGATGTAGTGTCTAAGTTCTTGAATCGTCATGATATGGATCTAATATGCCGTGCGCATCAAGTTGTAGAGGATGGTTACGAATTTTTTGCAAAACGTCAGCTTGTCACGCTATTCTCCGCCCCTAATTACTGCGGTGAATTTGATAATGCCGGTGGCATGATGAGTGTTGATGAAAATCTCATGTGTAGTTTTCAG attTTAAAACCGTCCGAGAAAAAAGCTAAATATCAATATGGTGGCATGCCCGGAATCCAAACAGGAAGACCATCTACACCACAAAAAAATCCAACGAAGAAAAGCAAAAAATGA
- the Odv-e66-14 gene encoding putative envelope protein ODV-E66-14, translating into MEGKHLILFIQIFFVIIVFIVLITLFYKIDIDILIPKDKVFAELINSKISDEDYKIVKEFEKKNVNYLTNASLDFDTLEKFVSLCDFAVRILIIYHKNRESKIYIQLVDDIIKKLNEQIFSKNKYDVLKSGGDVNIKALVHLMRLLNTFEYVADNEYNASKKICHDNIIKIIPETNKVGMGVEVSYNDEKAIYTIIPRLLTYYLIPDKKEYNKDANLKNGLVNLKSQFNVLNTTPEKRQDFLLYDYHYSLYKTFSETGIH; encoded by the coding sequence atggaaGGCAAGCACCTCATAttgtttattcaaattttctttgtaatcatagtatttattgtattaataacactcttttataaaattgatattgatattCTAATTCCAAAAGATAAAGTCTTCGCTGAActcataaattctaaaatttcagatgaagattataaaatagttaaaGAATTCGAAAAGAAAAATGTGAATTATCTTACTAACGCATCATTAGACTTTGACActcttgaaaaatttgtatcatTATGCGATTTTGCAGTCCGCAtccttataatttatcataagaatcgtgaatcaaaaatttacatacaGCTCGTTgatgatataattaaaaaattgaatgaacaGATTTTCAGCAAAAACAAGTACGATGTCCTTAAAAGTGGTGGCGATGTTAATATTAAAGCATTAGTTCATCTAATGAGATTACTCAACACATTTGAATATGTTGCTGATAATGAATATAATgcttctaaaaaaatttgccacGATAACATAATTAAGATAATTCCAGAAACTAATAAAGTGGGTATGGGAGTCGAGGTCTCCTATAATGATGAAAAAgcaatttatacaattataccGAGATTGTTGACTTATTATTTGATTCCTGATAAAAAGGAATACAATAAAGATGCGAATCTGAAGAATGGACTAGTCAATCTAAAATCACAATTTAATGTTCTTAATACAACGCCGGAAAAGCGACAAGATTTCCTTTTATACGATTATCACTATAGTCTCTACAAAACTTTCAGTGAGACAGGTATACATTAA
- the LOC103574364 gene encoding uncharacterized LOC103574364: MSKKKLFLIVAIITILVITIIVATLVIFLYRTTIASQFKKSNQIESKVTKIKSLMSKLESSTLSNDDAEKVKKYKDNYDNYLVESGLDWGNDSDKFVLLCDFATRMVTFYKNNINGKIESKIYLFIAIDIIQKINDRVFE, encoded by the coding sequence ATGTCTAAGAAAAAGTTGTTTCTTATTGTTGCCATTATCACAATACTCGTAATTACTATAATAGTTGCTACATTAGTAATTTTCTTGTACCGAACGACCATTGCATCacagtttaaaaaatcaaatcaaattgaatcaaaagtaactaaaattaaatcattaatgagTAAATTAGAAAGTTCTACACTTTCAAATGATGACgccgaaaaagttaaaaaatataaagataattatgataattatctCGTTGAATCAGGATTAGATTGGGGTAATGATTCTgataaatttgtattattatgtGACTTTGCAACGCGAATGGTTACATTTTATAAGAACAatattaatggaaaaattgAATCGaagatttatttgtttatcgCTATtgatataatacaaaaaataaacgacCGTGTTTTCGAATAA
- the Odv-e66-16 gene encoding putative envelope protein ODV-E66-16: MPKTTSLNTKNIIIIIAILMCFVSIGYGIYEYWKRYSSQSDIVQSKNIQIIKLELNKLESLTPRTDDSEKVDKYIANHDNFLVEANLDWGSDDSDKFVLLCDFATRMLKYYNGKPESKKYLDIANFIILKINDRVFKTSYTVITKDTSYKTLIYLTRLLNTFEYLAKDIYPVTKNICHNQILYLMPEYNKVYQDTSVSAHLKNEQVIYTIIPRLLTNMKSDKTLYNYDVNKQKVLEELKTQFNVLKKSPEKASNFILMDYHLGIYEGLI; the protein is encoded by the coding sequence ATGCCTAAAACAACGTCgcttaatactaaaaatattattattattatagcaaTACTGATGTGTTTTGTATCAATCGGGTATGGAATTTACGAATACTGGAAGAGATATTCATCACAGTCTGATATAGTACAGTCAAAAaacattcaaataattaaattagaactGAATAAACTAGAAAGCCTTACACCTAGGACAGATGACTCTGAAAAAGTTGACAAATATATAGCTAATCATGACAATTTTCTCGTTGAAGCAAATTTAGATTGGGGTAGTGATGATTCTGATAAATTTGTACTATTGTGTGACTTTGCAACGCGAATGCTCAAGTATTATAATGGAAAACctgaatcaaaaaaatatttggatatcgctaattttataatactgaAAATAAACGACCGTGTTTTCAAAACCAGCTATACTGTTATCACAAAGGACACTTCATATAAaacactaatttatttaacaagatTACTTAatacatttgaatatttagCTAAAGATATATATCCTGTGaccaaaaatatttgtcataaTCAAATACTTTATTTGATGCCAGAATATAATAAAGTGTATCAAGATACATCAGTAAGTGCCCATTTGAAAAACGAGCAAGTTATTTACACAATTATACCGAGATTATTAACAAACATGAAATCCGACAAAACATTATACAATTATGatgtaaacaaacaaaaagTGTTAGAGGAATTAAAAACCCAATTCAATGTTCTCAAAAAATCGCCAGAAAAAGCtagtaactttattttaatggaCTATCATTTGGGAATATATGAAGGATTGatatga
- the Odv-e66-15 gene encoding putative envelope protein ODV-E66-15 — MDDIDLPLVICIILTFGLAVGLFMFYNTFEQNNEITQIEKALSDSEEKKITSFEFKIYKMFERNRRTYLEEDLSKWDSNSADFMLLCSYATRFLILYNTDRAQEVYLTIAADVIHKLNDNIFQPKNYKIIQTNAGLTDFKVFIELTRLLNTFQYLADDTFVNIKDICREQILYLIPKYNKLYNDELTEDEKTIYTIIPRLLTTYLISDKKLWNKDVGINKVFTKLKEKFNILQTSQAELKTFILYEYHNALYKILKSLFKKVDIKSETS, encoded by the coding sequence atggacGATATTGATCTTCCATtagttatttgtattattttgaCATTTGGATTAGCAGTAGGACTATTTATGTTCTATAATACATTTGAACAAAATAACGAAATAACACAAATTGAAAAAGCATTAAGTGATtcggaagaaaaaaaaattacaagttttgaatttaaaatatataaaatgtttgAACGAAACCGCAGAACGTATCTTGAAGAAGACTTGTCAAAGTGGGATAGTAATTCTGCAGACTTTATGTTGCTATGTTCCTATGCAACGCGCtttcttatattatataacaCCGATCGTGCTCAAGAAGTTTATTTGACTATCGCTGCGGATGTAATACACAAATTAAATGACAACATTTTCCAACCAAAAAACTACAAAATTATCCAAACAAACGCAGGTCTTACCGACTTCAAAGTGTTTATTGAATTAACAAGACTACTCAATACCTTTCAGTATTTAGCTGATGATACTTTTGTGAACATTAAAGATATATGTCGAGAACAAATACTTTATTTGATtccaaaatataataaattatataatgatgaattaactgaagatgaaaaaacaatatacaCAATTATACCGAGATTACTTACgacttatttaatttctgataaaaaattatggaacAAGGATGTAGGGATAAACAaagtttttacaaaattgaaggaaaaatttaatattcttcaAACATCCCAAGCTGAGctcaaaacttttattttatatgaatatcaTAATgctctttataaaattttaaaatcattgtttAAGAAAGTTGATATTAAATCTGAAACttcttga